The following are from one region of the Calorimonas adulescens genome:
- the rplW gene encoding 50S ribosomal protein L23 produces the protein MELHDVLIRPIVTEKTMEMMAEKKYAFVVDRNATKTQIKNAVENIFGVKVEKVYTANRIGKVKRVGRFEGRRPDWKRAIVKLTADSKGIEFFEGLM, from the coding sequence ATGGAACTCCATGATGTTTTGATAAGGCCGATTGTGACTGAAAAAACTATGGAAATGATGGCAGAGAAGAAATATGCCTTTGTTGTAGATAGAAATGCCACAAAAACACAGATTAAAAATGCTGTTGAAAATATATTTGGCGTAAAGGTAGAAAAGGTATATACTGCAAATCGTATAGGAAAAGTAAAAAGAGTAGGTAGATTTGAGGGCAGAAGGCCAGACTGGAAAAGGGCAATAGTTAAACTTACAGCAGACAGTAAAGGGATAGAATTTTTTGAGGGACTAATGTAA
- the rplX gene encoding 50S ribosomal protein L24 produces MPKVHVKKGDTVVIISGEDKGKKGKVLKVIPSEGKILVEGINLVTKHKRPSGQNQQAGIVHEEAPIYSSKALIYCNNCGKGVRYGKKILDDGKKVRYCKACGENLD; encoded by the coding sequence ATGCCTAAGGTACATGTCAAAAAAGGAGATACCGTTGTCATTATATCTGGTGAGGATAAGGGAAAGAAAGGAAAAGTTTTAAAGGTGATACCGTCCGAGGGTAAAATACTTGTTGAGGGTATAAACCTGGTAACAAAGCACAAAAGACCGTCAGGTCAAAATCAGCAGGCAGGGATAGTCCATGAGGAAGCACCAATATATAGTTCAAAAGCTTTGATTTATTGCAACAATTGTGGGAAAGGTGTCCGGTATGGAAAGAAAATTCTCGATGACGGTAAAAAAGTGAGATATTGCAAAGCTTGTGGCGAGAATTTAGACTGA
- the rpsH gene encoding 30S ribosomal protein S8, producing the protein MVTDPIADMLTRIRNANIVRMSTVDIPASNIKKSIAEIMYNEGFIESYEIVDDGKQGIIRIKMKYGPDKERVVSGLKRISKPGLRVYATKDQIPKVLGGLGIAILSTPKGVITDKKARQEGVGGEVLCYIW; encoded by the coding sequence ATGGTTACAGATCCAATAGCCGATATGTTAACACGAATCAGAAATGCCAATATTGTTAGAATGTCAACAGTTGATATTCCGGCTTCAAATATAAAGAAAAGTATAGCGGAAATTATGTATAATGAAGGATTTATTGAATCCTATGAGATTGTAGATGATGGAAAGCAGGGTATAATTAGGATTAAGATGAAATACGGTCCTGATAAGGAGAGAGTAGTAAGTGGGCTTAAGCGGATAAGTAAACCGGGTTTGAGGGTATATGCCACAAAGGATCAGATACCAAAAGTATTGGGTGGCCTTGGAATTGCTATATTATCTACACCAAAGGGTGTAATAACTGACAAAAAAGCCAGACAGGAGGGTGTTGGAGGAGAGGTCCTCTGTTATATCTGGTAA
- the rplP gene encoding 50S ribosomal protein L16, which yields MLMPKRVKYRKPHRGSVPSPDSKATRGNTLTYGEFGLQALEPAWITSAQIEAARVAMTRYIKRGGKVWIKIFPDKPITKKPAETRMGSGKGAPEYWVAVVKPGRVLFEIGGVSEETAKEALRLAKYKLPIKTRFIKREDVGGENNESQ from the coding sequence ATGTTGATGCCCAAAAGGGTTAAATACAGAAAACCACACAGAGGTTCCGTCCCAAGTCCGGACTCTAAGGCTACAAGGGGCAATACCCTTACTTATGGAGAGTTTGGATTGCAGGCGTTAGAACCGGCATGGATAACATCTGCTCAGATTGAAGCTGCACGTGTTGCAATGACCAGGTATATCAAAAGAGGCGGGAAGGTGTGGATAAAAATTTTCCCTGACAAGCCTATAACCAAAAAACCGGCTGAGACAAGGATGGGTTCCGGCAAAGGTGCACCTGAATATTGGGTTGCAGTTGTTAAACCTGGTAGGGTGTTGTTTGAGATTGGTGGTGTCAGTGAAGAGACTGCAAAGGAGGCTTTGAGACTGGCAAAGTATAAGCTTCCCATTAAGACCAGATTTATAAAACGTGAAGATGTGGGTGGTGAAAACAATGAAAGCCAGTGA
- the rplF gene encoding 50S ribosomal protein L6 translates to MSRIGKKPIAIPQGVQVDISENNIVRVKGPKGELTQAFNKNMIIEKADNAILVKRPDDSKFNHSLHGLTRTLIANMIEGVTKGYEKSLDIVGVGYRASKQGNKLVLNLGYSHPIEIEEEPGIEIAVDGSNKIIVKGIDKQRVGQVAAMIRDKRRPDVYKGKGIRYTGEVVRLKEGKTGKK, encoded by the coding sequence ATGTCAAGGATAGGGAAAAAACCTATTGCCATCCCTCAAGGGGTTCAAGTTGATATTTCTGAAAACAATATAGTGAGAGTTAAGGGCCCTAAAGGTGAGCTGACACAGGCTTTTAATAAGAATATGATTATAGAGAAGGCTGATAATGCTATATTAGTCAAAAGACCAGATGATAGTAAATTTAACCATTCCTTGCACGGACTTACCAGGACGCTAATTGCCAATATGATTGAAGGTGTAACGAAAGGTTATGAAAAGTCTCTGGATATTGTTGGGGTTGGTTACAGGGCTTCAAAACAGGGAAATAAACTCGTTTTAAATCTTGGATATTCTCATCCAATCGAGATTGAAGAGGAACCGGGCATAGAGATTGCAGTAGATGGGAGCAACAAGATCATTGTAAAAGGGATAGATAAACAGCGGGTGGGCCAGGTGGCAGCCATGATTAGAGATAAAAGACGTCCTGATGTATATAAGGGAAAGGGTATCAGGTATACCGGTGAGGTTGTCAGGTTAAAAGAAGGAAAGACAGGCAAGAAGTAG
- the rpsQ gene encoding 30S ribosomal protein S17, with translation METIRGKRKERIGFVVSDKMDKTIVVAVEDRVQHPLYGKIVRRTKKYKAHDEKNEAHIGDKVLIMETRPLSKEKRWRLVDIVERAK, from the coding sequence ATGGAGACAATAAGGGGTAAGCGCAAAGAGAGAATAGGCTTTGTGGTAAGCGATAAAATGGATAAGACAATAGTCGTAGCAGTAGAAGATAGGGTGCAGCATCCTCTTTACGGAAAGATTGTAAGAAGAACCAAAAAGTACAAGGCTCATGATGAGAAAAATGAAGCGCATATTGGCGATAAAGTTCTTATTATGGAGACAAGACCTTTGAGCAAGGAAAAAAGGTGGAGACTGGTTGATATAGTTGAAAGGGCAAAATAA
- the rplN gene encoding 50S ribosomal protein L14 — MIQPQTRLKVADNTGAKEIMCIRVLGGPNRKFGNIGDIIVASVKSATPGGVVKKGDVIKAVVVRSVSGLKRKDGTFIRFDENAAVIIRDDLQPRGTRIFGPVARELRDKNFMKIISLAPEVL; from the coding sequence ATGATACAACCACAGACGAGGTTAAAGGTTGCAGATAACACTGGTGCTAAAGAGATAATGTGTATAAGGGTCCTCGGCGGTCCAAACAGGAAATTTGGAAATATTGGTGATATAATAGTTGCTTCAGTTAAAAGTGCAACACCAGGAGGTGTTGTTAAAAAAGGTGATGTAATAAAAGCAGTTGTGGTGAGGTCTGTAAGCGGACTTAAGAGAAAAGATGGCACATTTATAAGGTTTGATGAGAATGCTGCGGTAATAATCAGAGATGATTTACAACCACGGGGTACACGTATTTTTGGACCGGTTGCCAGAGAGCTTAGGGATAAAAACTTTATGAAAATAATTTCTCTTGCGCCAGAAGTGCTTTGA
- the rplV gene encoding 50S ribosomal protein L22 encodes MEAKAILRYARISPRKVRIVLDLIRGKQIDEAMAILKYTPKRASYMIEKLLNSAVANAENNFNMNRDKLFISKAYADQGPTLKRYLPRAHGRADVIRKRTSHITLVLEEK; translated from the coding sequence GTGGAGGCTAAGGCAATATTACGATATGCCAGAATTTCTCCAAGAAAGGTCAGAATTGTATTAGACCTTATAAGGGGAAAACAGATAGACGAAGCAATGGCAATTCTGAAATACACGCCTAAGAGAGCTTCATATATGATTGAGAAGTTATTAAATTCAGCGGTGGCCAATGCTGAAAATAACTTTAATATGAACAGGGATAAACTTTTTATTTCCAAAGCTTATGCCGACCAGGGACCAACTTTAAAAAGATACCTGCCGAGAGCCCATGGAAGGGCAGATGTTATAAGAAAGAGGACCAGCCATATAACTCTGGTTCTTGAAGAAAAGTGA
- the rpsS gene encoding 30S ribosomal protein S19 — protein sequence MSRSVKKGPFVNEKLLSKIIEMNKTGEKKVLRTWSRSSTIVPEMVGHTIAVHDGRKHVPVYITEDMVGHKLGEFAPTRTFRGHAGSEKTTKIKK from the coding sequence ATGAGCAGGTCAGTTAAAAAGGGACCTTTTGTAAATGAAAAGCTGTTATCTAAGATAATCGAGATGAACAAAACCGGTGAAAAGAAAGTTCTGAGAACCTGGTCCAGAAGTTCTACTATTGTCCCGGAAATGGTAGGTCATACCATTGCTGTCCATGATGGAAGAAAGCATGTGCCTGTTTATATAACTGAGGATATGGTTGGACACAAATTGGGTGAGTTTGCTCCCACCAGGACTTTTAGAGGGCATGCAGGTTCGGAGAAGACAACAAAAATTAAAAAGTAG
- the rplE gene encoding 50S ribosomal protein L5 translates to MPRLKEKYLNEVVPQLMNRFHYDNPMQVPKLEKIVINSGVGEGKENPKALDEMVEEIKMITGQKPVITKAKKSIANFKIRKGMPIGVMVTLRGNRMYEFVDKLLSVALPRVRDFRGVSSKSFDGRGNYTLGIREQLIFPEIDYDKVEKIRGMEIVFVTTAKNDEEGYELLRLLGMPFSK, encoded by the coding sequence ATTCCTAGACTCAAAGAGAAATACTTGAACGAGGTTGTGCCTCAGCTTATGAATAGGTTTCATTATGACAATCCAATGCAGGTACCAAAACTGGAGAAGATTGTAATCAACTCTGGTGTGGGTGAGGGAAAAGAAAACCCTAAGGCACTGGACGAAATGGTAGAAGAGATTAAAATGATCACAGGACAAAAACCTGTCATAACAAAAGCAAAAAAATCCATAGCTAACTTTAAGATAAGAAAAGGAATGCCTATTGGTGTTATGGTAACACTGAGGGGTAACAGAATGTATGAATTTGTCGACAAACTACTGAGTGTTGCACTTCCAAGGGTACGTGACTTTAGAGGAGTTTCGTCTAAGTCTTTTGATGGCCGAGGCAATTATACTCTTGGAATAAGGGAGCAGCTGATTTTTCCGGAAATAGATTATGATAAGGTTGAAAAAATCAGGGGTATGGAAATAGTGTTTGTCACAACCGCAAAGAACGACGAAGAGGGTTATGAACTGTTAAGATTATTAGGAATGCCTTTTTCAAAATAA
- the rpsC gene encoding 30S ribosomal protein S3 — MGQKVNPIGFRVGVIKDWDARWYAKGNNFGDTLIEDIKLRNYIKEKTFEAGISKIEIERDANRIKINLHTAKPGILIGKGGAGIDVLKKSLEQMTGKVVLLNVIEIKKPELDAQLVAENIAFQLERRISFRRAMKQAMSRAMKAGAKGIKTSVSGRLGGAEIARTETYHEGVVPLQTIRADIDYGFTEAKTTYGRIGVKVWINKGEVLPELKKEAAEGGM; from the coding sequence ATGGGTCAAAAGGTTAATCCCATTGGGTTTAGGGTAGGTGTGATAAAGGACTGGGACGCAAGGTGGTACGCTAAGGGCAATAACTTTGGTGATACGCTTATTGAGGACATAAAACTCAGGAACTATATCAAGGAGAAGACATTTGAGGCTGGAATCTCAAAAATTGAAATTGAGAGGGATGCCAATCGCATAAAGATAAATCTTCATACTGCAAAACCAGGTATCTTAATAGGTAAGGGCGGTGCAGGGATTGACGTTTTGAAGAAGTCACTAGAGCAAATGACGGGTAAGGTAGTTCTTCTCAATGTCATAGAAATAAAAAAACCTGAACTGGACGCTCAACTGGTCGCAGAAAATATAGCTTTTCAGCTTGAGAGAAGAATTTCTTTTAGAAGGGCAATGAAACAGGCCATGTCAAGAGCTATGAAAGCTGGAGCTAAGGGTATAAAAACATCAGTTTCTGGAAGGCTTGGTGGTGCTGAGATAGCAAGGACAGAAACGTATCATGAAGGTGTGGTGCCACTGCAGACCATTCGTGCAGACATAGATTATGGTTTTACAGAAGCTAAGACAACTTACGGAAGGATAGGAGTAAAGGTTTGGATTAACAAGGGCGAGGTATTACCTGAGCTGAAGAAGGAAGCGGCAGAAGGAGGAATGTAA
- the rpmC gene encoding 50S ribosomal protein L29: MKASDMKEMTNSELNQKLSELKEELFNLRFQLATGQLENTSRIKMVRKDIARVKTILRERQIKVV; encoded by the coding sequence ATGAAAGCCAGTGATATGAAAGAAATGACAAACAGTGAGTTAAATCAAAAGCTGTCTGAGTTGAAGGAGGAGCTCTTTAACCTGAGATTTCAACTGGCTACAGGTCAGCTGGAGAATACAAGCAGGATCAAAATGGTAAGAAAGGATATTGCGCGGGTCAAGACGATTTTAAGGGAACGCCAGATCAAAGTGGTTTAA
- a CDS encoding type Z 30S ribosomal protein S14, with protein MARKALKIKQQRPQKYATREYNRCKICGRPHAYLRKFGMCRLCFRKYAHEGIIPGVKKASW; from the coding sequence ATGGCACGCAAAGCCTTAAAAATAAAACAGCAAAGACCTCAAAAGTATGCAACTAGAGAGTATAACAGGTGTAAGATATGTGGCAGACCGCATGCATATCTCCGTAAGTTTGGTATGTGCCGTCTTTGCTTCAGGAAGTATGCTCATGAGGGTATAATTCCTGGGGTCAAAAAGGCAAGCTGGTAA
- the rplB gene encoding 50S ribosomal protein L2, whose product MAIKKYKPTSPGRRFMSVNTFDEITKTEPEKSLVVSLTSKAGRNVYGRITVRHRGGGHKRLYRIIDFKRNKFGVPAKVAAIEYDPNRTAYIALLNYADGEKRYILAPEGLKVGDVVQSGEGADIKVGNALKLKDMPVGTVIHNIELIPGKGGQLVRAAGSSAQLLAKEGAYAQVRLPSSEVRLIRTECMATIGQVSNIDHENVTIGKAGRSRWMGIRPTVRGSVMNPIDHPHGGGEGKAPIGHPGPVTPWGKPTLGYKTRKKHKPSDKLIVKRRSK is encoded by the coding sequence ATGGCGATAAAGAAATATAAGCCGACCTCACCTGGAAGAAGGTTCATGTCTGTTAATACTTTTGATGAAATAACAAAGACTGAACCTGAAAAATCACTGGTAGTGAGTCTAACGAGTAAAGCGGGAAGGAACGTTTATGGAAGGATTACCGTTAGACACAGGGGTGGTGGTCATAAGAGGCTTTACAGGATAATTGACTTCAAAAGGAATAAGTTTGGTGTTCCGGCTAAAGTTGCAGCCATTGAATACGATCCAAACAGGACAGCATATATAGCACTTTTAAATTATGCTGACGGAGAAAAAAGGTATATACTGGCCCCAGAGGGATTAAAAGTTGGAGACGTAGTGCAGTCAGGTGAAGGTGCAGATATAAAAGTTGGCAATGCATTAAAACTTAAAGATATGCCGGTAGGTACTGTTATCCATAATATTGAGCTTATACCAGGAAAAGGTGGACAGCTTGTTAGGGCTGCAGGTTCTTCGGCACAGCTGCTTGCAAAAGAGGGTGCGTATGCGCAGGTACGTCTACCTTCATCGGAAGTTCGTTTGATACGCACTGAGTGTATGGCTACAATTGGGCAGGTTTCAAACATTGACCATGAAAATGTGACTATAGGAAAGGCTGGTAGGAGTAGATGGATGGGCATAAGACCAACGGTAAGGGGTTCCGTAATGAACCCAATTGATCATCCTCATGGTGGTGGTGAAGGCAAAGCGCCGATAGGGCATCCTGGGCCAGTAACTCCGTGGGGCAAACCAACTCTTGGCTATAAGACGAGGAAGAAGCATAAACCTTCTGATAAGCTTATAGTAAAAAGACGTAGCAAGTAA
- the rplR gene encoding 50S ribosomal protein L18, with the protein MINKESKNIGRKIRHKRLRKKVFGTAERPRLSVYRSLNNFYVQLIDDEAGHTMASVSTLEPEIKSKITNGSNKESAEVVGKLIAKRALEKGINKVVFDRGGYKYHGTIKALADAAREGGLEF; encoded by the coding sequence TTGATAAATAAAGAGAGCAAGAATATAGGGAGAAAAATACGCCACAAAAGGCTGCGTAAAAAGGTTTTTGGCACTGCAGAGCGGCCGCGTCTTTCGGTTTACAGAAGCCTTAACAACTTTTACGTCCAACTAATTGATGATGAGGCTGGACATACAATGGCTTCAGTATCTACCTTAGAGCCTGAAATAAAATCGAAGATCACCAATGGTTCAAATAAAGAAAGCGCTGAAGTAGTAGGTAAATTAATAGCTAAGAGGGCACTGGAAAAAGGTATAAACAAAGTGGTATTTGACAGGGGTGGCTATAAATATCATGGAACAATAAAGGCATTGGCTGATGCTGCCAGAGAAGGTGGATTAGAATTTTAA